One Clupea harengus chromosome 3, Ch_v2.0.2, whole genome shotgun sequence DNA window includes the following coding sequences:
- the ehf gene encoding ETS homologous factor isoform X2 gives MVRHTGCSMSVLPSVSAESQLSAPWASHYPTTDVSMVTPSYAGRLWAQETQPQYWTKFQVWEWLQQTLDVHQIDAASIPFQNFDMDGRQLCNMSFQDFTRAAGPMGSILYQSLADMKWSSQYAPEIFPTMDIKTEIDEFPCSLLPFKEEPAFFPASVPLSSPSPSSPDPKRSNTRPHPVKKHNPRGTHLWEFIRDILLNPERNPGLIKWEDRSEGVFRFLKSEAVAQLWGKKKNNSSMTYEKLSRAMRYYYKREILERVDGRRLVYKFGRNAQGWRESEK, from the exons ATGGTCCGCCACACCGGCTGCAGCATGAGTGTCCTCCCCAGTGTCAGTGCTGAGAGCCAGCTGTCCGCCCCCTGGGCCAGCCACTACCCAACCACAGATG tttccatggtaacgCCCAGCTACGCCGGCCGCCTGTGGGCCCAGGAGACGCAGCCCCAGTACTGGACCAAGTTCCAGGTGTGGGAGTGGCTGCAGCAGACCCTGGATGTGCACCAGATCGACGCCGCCAGCATCCCCTTCCAGAACTTCGACATGGACGGGCGCCAGCTCTGCAACATGAGCTTCCAGGACTTCACTCGCGCAGCAGGGCCCATGGGCTCCATCCTCTACCAGAGCCTGGCTGACATGAAGTGGAGCA GTCAGTATGCTCCAGAAATCTTCCCAACCATGGACATCAAAACTGAGATAGACG AGTTTCCTtgttctcttcttccttttaaaGAAGAACCAGCCTTCTTTCCTGCTTCAG TACCGTTGagctcaccctctccctcaagCCCAG ACCCAAAGAGATCAAATACCCGACCTCATCCTGTCAAAAAACACA ATCCCAGGGGGACACACCTGTGGGAGTTCATCCGTGACATCCTGCTCAACCCAGAGCGCAACCCAGGGCTCATCAAGTGGGAGGACCGCTCGGAAGGTGTGTTCCGTTTCCTGAAGTCGGAGGCCGTGGCCCAGCTGTGGggcaagaagaagaacaacagcAGCATGACCTACGAGAAGCTCAGCCGGGCCATGAG GTATTACTACAAGAGAGAGATTTTGGAGCGCGTGGATGGCCGCAGGCTGGTGTACAAATTTGGCAGGAATGCGCAGGGGTGGAGGGAGTCAGAGAAGTGA
- the ehf gene encoding ETS homologous factor isoform X1, which produces MVRHTGCSMSVLPSVSAESQLSAPWASHYPTTDVSMVTPSYAGRLWAQETQPQYWTKFQVWEWLQQTLDVHQIDAASIPFQNFDMDGRQLCNMSFQDFTRAAGPMGSILYQSLADMKWSSQYAPEIFPTMDIKTEIDEFPCSLLPFKEEPAFFPASDFFDIKPSFLSSVPLSSPSPSSPDPKRSNTRPHPVKKHNPRGTHLWEFIRDILLNPERNPGLIKWEDRSEGVFRFLKSEAVAQLWGKKKNNSSMTYEKLSRAMRYYYKREILERVDGRRLVYKFGRNAQGWRESEK; this is translated from the exons ATGGTCCGCCACACCGGCTGCAGCATGAGTGTCCTCCCCAGTGTCAGTGCTGAGAGCCAGCTGTCCGCCCCCTGGGCCAGCCACTACCCAACCACAGATG tttccatggtaacgCCCAGCTACGCCGGCCGCCTGTGGGCCCAGGAGACGCAGCCCCAGTACTGGACCAAGTTCCAGGTGTGGGAGTGGCTGCAGCAGACCCTGGATGTGCACCAGATCGACGCCGCCAGCATCCCCTTCCAGAACTTCGACATGGACGGGCGCCAGCTCTGCAACATGAGCTTCCAGGACTTCACTCGCGCAGCAGGGCCCATGGGCTCCATCCTCTACCAGAGCCTGGCTGACATGAAGTGGAGCA GTCAGTATGCTCCAGAAATCTTCCCAACCATGGACATCAAAACTGAGATAGACG AGTTTCCTtgttctcttcttccttttaaaGAAGAACCAGCCTTCTTTCCTGCTTCAG ACTTTTTTGATATCAAGCCTTCATTCTTGTCCTCAGTACCGTTGagctcaccctctccctcaagCCCAG ACCCAAAGAGATCAAATACCCGACCTCATCCTGTCAAAAAACACA ATCCCAGGGGGACACACCTGTGGGAGTTCATCCGTGACATCCTGCTCAACCCAGAGCGCAACCCAGGGCTCATCAAGTGGGAGGACCGCTCGGAAGGTGTGTTCCGTTTCCTGAAGTCGGAGGCCGTGGCCCAGCTGTGGggcaagaagaagaacaacagcAGCATGACCTACGAGAAGCTCAGCCGGGCCATGAG GTATTACTACAAGAGAGAGATTTTGGAGCGCGTGGATGGCCGCAGGCTGGTGTACAAATTTGGCAGGAATGCGCAGGGGTGGAGGGAGTCAGAGAAGTGA